The window ATTTGATTCTCACTCGTCATGTACGGCTTAACTGTATTCAATAAATGGAGTGCTTCTTGCTCACCTTGCGCATCGGCATGACGAACCCAACCAAAAATAATGCTTATAATGGACATACAAATGATCGATACTAACCAAGATTTCTGCATATAAAAAGGCACCTCTTTACTAGAATCGCAAGCTCTAGTAAAAGGATGCCCAAATCTAGCAAATGTTAAACAGAGGAAGTTTCTTCAAGTTCTTTTTCTCGGCGAACGATTTCTTCCATGGAAGTGTTAAGTGCGGCCTGTGGCCCAGGGAAGTGATTTTTGTAATAAGCTAAATCCATAATGACTAGAAGAATCAGCATCCCAGCAACGGCATAACCGGCCATTTGATTCGGAGGAATTACCATGACGATGCAGATGAAGATGATCCACAGAAGCGCGACGACAGAAATGAACGTGCTGTATTTCCCGAGATTCCACGGTCCGAGATGCTTATCTTGAAATCTGCCTTCCGCTTTAGCTCTGAGTTTGAGATAGATTGGTATGCCGTAAGCCACATATAAGCCCACAACACTGACCCCAGTTAGGAACGCAATCGTCGTGTAAGTCGCATCCGGATTCACCGTTTTGATGATGTAGTCAATGAAAGCGAGCAGGAACGAAAGAATAATAGCCAGCCAAATGGCTTTAGCAGGTGTACGGTATTTCTTCGAAATTTGTGCCCATTGGTTGCTCATCGGCATCCCTTTGTCACGAGAGAAGGCATACATCATACGTGAGAAGGAAGTGATAGAAGCTAGACCGCAGAACCACATCGCGGCAGTGACCAACCATAGAATAACGGAGCCGAATGTACCGCCAAGCGCTTGGCTGATGACATAGATGAACGCATTGCTTGAACCGGCAGCAGCACCGGCATCCTTAATGGACAAGGTGACAAAAGCAAGCATAACGAATCCAATGACAAACGAGTAGGCAACGGATGTGAAAATGCCCCAAGGCGCACGCACACGAGGGTTAATGGTCTCTTCAATGGTATGAGCAGAGGCATCATATCCCGTAAATGTCCACTGCGCTTGCAAAAGTCCGATCAGAAAAGCAAACATATACGGTTTATCCGAAAAAGTTTCGCCCACTTTGAACAAATAATCGACAGGATTCAAATTGCCTTTGGTGAAAAAGGCAAGTGACAAAACCAGCACCGCCACCACAGCGATATGGTACCATGCCGAGAAATCATTCAGCTTAGAAACGATACGAATCCCGATATGATTCAGAATGCCATGCGTGAGTAATATGATCGTGAAACAAATCAACACGGTTGTATTGCTGGATTCATAACCGAATACACTCGCGATGAGAGGATCGGCGAATAGGGCTACTGAATAATCGATACCAGCCACAATCCCGATTTGGCCGATCAGATTGATCCAGGCGGTGTACCAGCCCCAGCGTTTGTTTTTCAAAATAGCTGCCCAGTGGTACAAGGCACCAGCCGTCGGAATGGCCGAAGCAAGCTCAGCCATGACTGCTGCTACGAACATGACAAAAAGGGCGACAATCGGCCAGCCAAAGCCCATCATGCCCGCACCGCCATAGGTTAATCCGTGGCCGTATAACGATACAGCGCCAGTGAGAATGGAAATGATGGAGAATGAAATCGCAAAATTGGAAAATCCGCCCATACTGCGCAGCAGTTCTTGGGCATAACCGAACTTGTTTAAATCACTTTTGTCTTTTTCATGATGATTGGAAGGGTTGCTCATCTTTTATCCTCCTCATCAAATAGATACGATTTGTACAAACAAGTCACAAGTCTCATTTCCCTAGGAAACTTTCATGCTTGCTTTCATCGAATTCGCGAATGCTTTTATTGGCGATTCTGACAATCCATAAAGCAAACAAACACGTGACCGCAATAATTACGATTCCAATCGTCAGTCCCATTCGGCCTGCACCTCCTTCTCCGGACCATTATAGAAAAGCTTCTTAACGAAGCACATTCTCAAGGTGAATAATCTTGACCATTAAATTTCCAAGTTGACACCGCTCGTTTTTTGCTCAAGCATTTTATTCACGATGGTGCCGATATGCGCACCGCCTTCCAGTGGAGGGGTGCCCCCGCGATGTATATTGGAAATCACCGTGCGGTCGCTCTCCACAGTGCCTTTACGCGGTTTGTAACAGATGTAAGCACTAAGCGATTTAGACGAAACAAGTCCAGGTCTTTCCCCGATCAAAAGCACAAGCACTTCCGGCTGCACAATTTCGCCGATGTGATCCATAACAGCGACCCTGCCGCCACGGACGAAAAACGGAGTACCTGTGGATAACCCGTAAGCACTAAGCGAATCAAGCAGCGCAGGATACACATCGCCCAAATTGGCGTCTACCGCATTGGCACTAAGTCCATCCGAAACGACTATCTGCACCTGCGGCTTCATCTTGCACCTTTTTTGAATTTCTGCGATTCCTTCTTCGGTAACAATACGTCCCATATCAGGACGTTTTAAATAGTTTTCCGTATTCTCATAACGGGTTTCCACCGTAAACAAACCGAATTCGTCCAAAAGCGCTTGACTCGCATCCCCATATATGGAATCGACAGCTGCGGCATGGTCACGGCGAAATTTAAGCACCTCTTTGGTGAGTGCCCTCGTACCCGTACGCCATACGCCGATACGTGCCGGTGTGCTGGCAAGCAGCTCATTCATCCCTTCCTCCCATTTGGGAGTTGGTACTTTAGAGGTGAATGTGTCCAATTCGGTGGACGGGGCCAGTTCCGACACCATGTCTACTCGGGTAGATCGCTGTGCTTCCTCATCAACAGGGGTAGGATTCAAAGAGCGATTAACCGCCGGAATATCAACAGCAGTTGATGCAGACAGCTTCTTCTCAAGCTCTGCCATCACCATATCAACAAGCTGATCCATGGGGATAACTTTGTTCATGTCGTTTCCTCCTTAGCGTTTTGCGTTAGCAAAACTGGCTTCGCAAGCAGCATCTGAGCTACATAAAAAGGGTCGGATCTCCCGCCATCGGCGTTAATCGGCCATTTTCCATGATGCCCATTTTCACCAGCCATTGTTCAAATGCCGGGGCCGGGCGCAGTCTCATCAATTCCCTTAAAGTGGCGATATCGTGGTAACTGGTAGATTGATAATTGAGCATGCAGTCATCTGCCATGGCCACACCGATCAGGTAATTGACGCCTGCAGCGGAAAGCAGCACCGCCAAATTGTCCATATCGTTCTGATCTGCCTTCATATGATTGGTGTAGCAAACATCTACCCCCATCGGCAGCTGCTGAAGCTTGCCCATGAAATGGTCTTCCAAACCAGCCCGAATTACCTGCTTGCTGTCATACAAATACTCAGGTCCGATGAAGCCAACAACCGTGTTAACAATAAACGGCTTATATTTTCGGGCAAGGCCATAACAGCGGGACTCGAGTGTGACCTGGTCGATACCGTGATGCGCTTCGGCTGACAATTCGGAGCCTTGGCCCGTTTCAAAATACCACAGATTCGGCCCTGTCCCTGTGCCTTCCCTGGCAATGAGCTCATCTGCTTCGTTAAGTAGCGAAACATCAATGCCGAACGCTTTATTCCCGTCCTCCGTGCCGGCCAAGCTTTGAAACACCATGTCGGCTGGAGCGCCTTGTCGGATAGCGCGCATCTGGGTTTTGATATGTGCTAAAACACAGTTCTGCGTCGGAATCTGCCACTTCTCCATCACTTCTTTGGTCACCTGCAAAATATTCTTGACGCTATCTGCCGAATCGATTACCGGATTGATACCGATAACCGCATCCCCAATCCCATAACTCAAGGCTTCAAATAAAGCGGCCTTAATACCCTGAATATTGTCCGTAGGATGATTGGGTTGGGCCCGACCGGACAGCACTCCTTTTTGGCCAATCGTAATGTTGCAATGCGTTGTGACTTCCATTTTGGATGCGGCTTGCACAAGATCAAGATTGCTCATTAATTTGGTGACAGCGGCGACCATTTCACTCGTTAAGCCACGGGAAAGCCTGCGAATTTCATCATTTCCCGTTTCTTGCCGCAGCAAATACTCCCGCAGCTCAGCCACCGTCCAATTGCGAACCTCGGTATAGATCTTCTCGTTTATCCCGTCTTCGATTACCCGCGACACTTCATCGATTTCCGGCGGCAGCAGAGGATGATTTCGGATATCCCCCAGCGTCAAATCGGACAGAACCAGTTTGGCTGCAATCCGCTCCTTCGCATCCAGTGCAGAGATTCCGGCCAACTGATCGCCTGATTTCTCCTCGTTTGCCTTCGCCATGACTTCCTTTAAATTTTTGAATTGAAAGGTTGTACCAAGCAACGTAGTCTTCAGGTTCACTGTCTTATCCCCTCCGCTCTGTTGTGAAAGGCCAACGTCTTAACTACCACCGGGATCATGATCCCTGAAATAGGCTCACCCAAGTCGATATAATCCCCATGCTCTACACGAATTTGATCGATGCAAATGACTTTCGGACGTTGTCCGCAGCGCTTAGTCAAGGATTGACCGAGCGCCTTCGCAATATCCGTTTCACAGATGACCACCATAGTTTCACTAGCAGGAAAATGTTGAACAAAACTTGCATGCAGCCGATCCGCTAAGTGCTGAAGCAATGTGTACGTAAGGTCATTCATTCCTGACAACGCCAGCCCGAACGGTGGTGACTGATCCCGATCAAAGAGGCTTGCGCCGCTTTTCATGATCGCATCCAACGCATCCGCAAGCAGCCCAGTTTGCTCAAGCATCTGCGTTGTTACATCAAGCCCCAGTAGAGGCAAATTGCGAATCGGCAGCAGCGATGCATCCAAATGCACCGTAGCGCCGCTGATTTCCGTGCTCTGCATCCCGGCACCGATGACGGTCGCTTTGACCGTCTGATCTGCACGGATGAGTCGGATAGGATATTGGGCGGATAATTCCTTCCAAGTGTGCGCTAGCAAAGGGCCGATATCATGATGGACCGCCACATCGGCCAAACTTTCCGGTTTCTTCGCCTCCATCAACAGGCCGATCCCTCCGGATACCATCCATTCTCCAATGGGAGGCATTGATGCAAGCAGCTCGCCGTTCAGCAAGGAACGAAGAGTTTCATCATGCTCAGGAATGATCTGCCCGGCTAAATAATCCATCATACAGTGGCACATTCCCATGCAGATTTCTTCTATGAGAGTGAAGCTAACCGTGTCGCCTGCCTTAATGTTGTATCCACTAGTCCTCAGCCATGGTCGAATCGATGGCGATACGTCTATAATCACTCCGTTCGAGTCTATTTGGATGAGCCTGCCCCCAACGTGAAAGGTGACTGTTCCAATCAGCTTACCTCTTTGAAAAATAGCCGCATTGGCTGTACCCCCGCCGATATCAATGTTGGCGACTGCGCCTCGAATCTGCATGGAGCGACGCTCCGCACCGGCGCCTTTGCCGGCAAGCAGCCCTTCTAGATCGGCACCTGCCGTTGCTACAACGAAATCGCCCGAGCGTTCGGCGAGCAGATGCAAAATTTGCCTAGCGTTCGTTTTATTCGCCGTTTCTCCGGTAATGATAACGGCGCCAGATTTCAAATCCGCTGGACGAATTCCTGCCTGCTTGTACTCATGGGTCACGATTTCCCAGATGTGCTCCGCATTGATTTCATCGCCGCTCTTCAGCGGAGTGCTGTAAATCGGACTCGCGTACAGCAATTCCCGCTCCGCGATCTCAAATCGAGGCAAGCTGACAGCACCCGACGAGCGTACTAATTTCAAACGGCTAATCACCATCTTGGTCGTGCTCGTTCCGATATCTAGGCCGACACTTGTGATCCACTGGTTATGCATTTCCCACTCACCCGTCCTGTGCCGCACTAGTTAATGCCCCGATCCCATCAGCGATAACGCCTGCCGCCAGCTTTGAAAGAGGAATACGCGTAGTCATGCTCACTTCACGCATTTTCTTGTAGGCATCTTCCTCATTTAAGGCGTATACCTGCATCACGATGCCCTTCGCTTTCTCGATCACTTTGCGCTCTTCGATGGATTGCTTTAGCTGTTTGATGTCTTGTTTCAGTGAATCCATCTTTTCTTTCTGACTCAAGGCAATTTCTACAGCGGGCAGCAAATCTTCCTCCGATATCGGTTTAACCAGGAAAGCTGCGACACCCGCCTCTCGCGCATCCTTCACCAATTCCTTCTGGCTGTATGCCGTAAGTAGTAAAACGGATGTATCCTGCTGCAGCTTGCGTATAATTTGGGACGCCTTGATGCCGTTCATGACGGGCATTTTAATATCCATGATGGCAAGATCCGGTTTTAATCTGGCAACGAGCTCTACCGCTTCCTCGCCATTTTTGGCTTCTCCCGCGACCCAATATCCGCCCTCTTCCAGCATTTCGCGAATATCCATGCGAATGATTGGATCGTCATCCACAACAACGATGGCATTTTTCATGGCTATTCGTCCTCCTTTTGCTGCGCTTTGGAAAGCGGAAATGTGATATGAGCGTCCGTACCCCGCTCATCCGAAGTTATATGAATGACACCGCTGAGATTTTCCTCCACAAGTGTCTCTGTGATTTTCAAGCCAAGATGACTCTTCCTGTCAGAATGGTTTGCCGCTTCAATTCCTATACCATTATCGGATACATGGACACTAATGAAAGTGCCAATAAATTGCAGGGAAATGTCGATATTCCCGGTACGTCTCTCCCCAAAAGCATGCAGTACGCAGTTCTGCACAAGCTCATTGACAACAAGCGCAAGCGTAGTGGCAACGTCGGACTGTAAAATAAGCTCATCCCCATAAATTTTCGGGTAAATGTTCTGATCCGGTTTGGAAGAGGACGAGATAATGTTCTTCGTAATGCGCTCCACCACATCGTTGAAATGGATCGTTTCAAGTCCTTCAAAGGCAAGCATTTCATGAATGACGGCAATGCTGTTAATGCGGTTGATACTATCGCGATAGACTCTCTCCACTTCTTCAAGCTTGGTCCTTCGCATCTGTAAGCGGAGTAGACTGGATACAGTCTGCAAATTATTTTTCACACGATGATGAATTTCCTTAATAACTGCCGATTTGATCACTAACTGCTTTTCTTTTTCTTTCATATCCGAGATGTCACGAATGAGAATTATGCCGCCTACCTCCCGCTGATCCCGGTAGATGGACATGGCTTTCAGATCAAAGGAAACATGCCCAATTTGAAGCTCCTGATGGATGAGTCCTTTGTGGCCTATGAGAGGGTTCCCTTCTAATCTGCCATAAAACAACTGGGCAATCGGGTACCCGTTAATCGCGCCAATATGACCGATTTGCTTCAACATTTCAGCTGCTCGGGGATTGGTATAGGTCATACATTCTTTGTCATCAAATAAAATAATGCCTTCGTGCATAAGCGACTGCATACTGCCTTCAGACATCGCCACAGTAAGCAGTGTTTCGCTCAGCTGTTCCGTTGTCTCCATTAATCTCGTCACATTTTTCTCCTGCTCGAGCTTTTCGGAGATGTCCTTTTCCATAATCAATGCGCCAATGACATTGCCGCCTTTTGACCGAATCGGCACGACGTTCTGCTGAATGGCAATCTGTTCCTGCGAGATGCCTCTCGCTCCGATCACGGACTGCCCAGAAAGCAAACAAAACATCACGGCAGGCTCATTTTGCGCAAAAGCATATTGTCCGACGACTGATGTCTTATATAGGGATGGAGCTGAGGATGGATGTGCCTCGGCAACCACAAGCGCTGAACCCTTGTCTGCGAGCGGGCAGTCAATAAATACATCCGATTCCGACACATCGGCTATCATTTGCAGCTGAGCGGCCATCTCCATGATCGTCTGGGCTTCTTCCTCGCTTAAAATCGTATGATTCCTGCACAATTCCATGATCAATGCCACCATGAATCCCTCATTACGTCGTGGATTTACTCCTGTACAATCTCCATAAGTCTTTCCTTCAGCCGTTGAATTCCCACTGTGGACGCTGCCGACGTCAAGAAGATTTCTCCTTCCGGCAGCGACTGTCTCAGAAGGGTAATGGCTCTATCAATGTCTGCCTTCGGGTGATCGATTTTGGTTACTACCCCAATCGTTAATACAGGAAACCCCTGTTCAAATCCGGGAGGAAAATAGTTTCTGTTCCGGGCAGCATCTTGCACAAGCAAAACAGCTGCAGTCTCATGCGAGGTCGCTATTAGGGAGCGATAATACAATGGATTTTCGCTGTATTCACCAGGTGTATCAATGATCCAGTCCCGATAGATAAGACTTTGGGTTTTGATCGCCGGCTCCGATTCCCCGAACAAGGCTTTAATTAACGTTGATTTTCCAGCACCGACAGCGCCGATCAGCATCACTTTTTTCATAGATTCAAGACCTCGTTATCGGTGCAGTCGCAAATTTCAGCTTATCCTGCAAAAAAGCATTCACAGCCTCAATCGCCATTTCCACAGCGGCTACTTCCCCCGTGAGCACGAGCGATCCGGTGAAACGATCCAAATAACCGATGCCCACACTAGCCGCTTTGGTCGCAATGTCAGCGGCAATGATGGCCGTTTCCGTGGGAGTAAGTGTTAAAATCCCAATCGCATTCCTTTCTTCAATACCAAGCTTCGTATACAAAACCGGATCGGGATTGGCAATCACATGAGCCAGTGTCAGTTGTTTGCCGGGCACATATTCCTGAATCACCCTCATCTTCTGCTCTTCCATACGTCCTCCTCGGTTTCTTGAGCGACCTCATAACTATCTACAATGCCTACGATCATCGCATCGATAGGAACCATTTTATCCGTGAACAAGGTTCGGGCCGGACTCCCTCTAGACACAATCACATTCTCGCCAACACCGGCTCCAATGCGGTCTGCGGCAATGATCGGAGTGCCCGCTTCGCTATCTTTGAAATCCATCGGCTGGATCACTAACAATTTCAAATTGTCCATGCCCACTTCTTTTTGCGAAGCCCATACACTGCCGATTACTTTTCCTAAAAACATAGAACCTCACCCTTCAGCCGCATATTCGATCGTGATGCCCTTCTCCTTCAGCATGTCTTGGGCCAGTGAAGATATGATCGTTCTCTTGCCAACTTGCAGTGAGCGAAGAGATTTACTTTTGGATTCCCGCGCCACCCAATCCGCCGAGATGAGCCTTCCTTCGTAAACGATGTGCCCGTTATTCTCGGTGCTCTCGTTTGTTTTTACTGAGCCGTCCGTTTCCGCAACTGCAGTATCTGGACGGGTTTTATTCACAACCATTTCAGCCAACTGCTTCAATGGACCAAATTCAACGCCATACATCTGCAGTTCCATTTTGTAATAATCAAAAAGGTTCACATAAGGCTTAGGCAATGTTATTGTCTTGAGCGTACGTCGGTCAGCCCGTTTTAACCCGGAGATATCATCGCCGATGAGTACAAATTTATTCTGAACCAACGTGGAAAAGATGATCTCCGATAGGATGGTCCCTTTCATGCCAAGAGCGGCCCTTGCCGCATTATCGAGATCAATTTCCGGGATCACGATGCCCTCATATTCGAGGGGCACCTCTAGAGGAGACGGCGCGAATTCGTCAGATGCTATCGTTTTTCCGCGACCACCGCATTCAATTTGGTGCTTCCCCAGCCAAGAAGAAGCTTCGCCATCCAGGAACAAAATATCATGATTAACCTGGTGATTATTTAACCATATAAAATGATCGGTAAAAGCCTCATGAGCCGTACTGTCGTAAAAAATGTAAAGCACCTTAGGCCGCTTGACCGCTTGCTTTTCCAACGAATCAATGAACTCACGAACAATAGATTCGACCATTTGCTTGATCTCCACCTAGAGCTGCCTCCTTTCGGCACGCGTGATTTCACCGTTTTTGCCGATCATCTGAACCTTATCCCCTGTATTCAAATGGGCAGCATTCGCTTCATCCAAGTCAATATGAAAATCGAGCGAAAAATGCGCGCTAATCCTCACGATCGTATCAGCAAAAATAATCGGCCGCTCCCCCGTTGCTTGGACAATGAGGCGATCTCCTTCGTTGACCTGAAAGGTTTGGGCATCTTCTGGAGACATGTGCACATGATTTTTGGCAATGATCAGCCCCTGCTGCAAAACAACCGTTCCGCTCGCACCGACGAGTGTAATACTTGGTGTACCTTGGATATCACCGGATAATCGGATCGGGGGATGAACGCCCAGCTCAAATCCGTCTGTACGCGAGATCTCCACTTGGGTCGCTCCACGTGAAGGACCTAGGATGCGGACATGTTGGATGATTCCTTTCGGACCAACTAATGTCACGGTTTCACGCGCAGCGAACTGACCCTTTTGAGACAGCTCACGAAGGAGAGTTAGCGCATAACCAGCGCCGAACAACGCTTCAACATGCTCGGGAGAGAGATGAACATGCCGGTTTGATACACCGACTGGAATGAGCTTGAGCCCACTATCCTCGCTTCCGGGAAGGATTGTTGACTCCGAAGGGGCCACGCGCCGCAAAGAGATTCCCCTATCTTTCAAAAAGTCAGCGGCTGCCGGTGTCAGCTTATCCCCATCCATTACCGGAAACGGATTAGGCAGGCCTTTAACCAGCTGAGTACGCAGATGCGTTTCCGTAATAAGCGTCATAGACGTATTTAACCTTCGAGCTTAGGAAGAATGAACTCAATATCGGAATGCGGACGAGGAATGACGTGAACAGAAACAAGCTCTCCCACTTTTTCCGCAGCTGCAGCACCTGCATCCGTGGCCGCCTTTACAGCGCCGACATCTCCTCTGACCATGACCGTGACCAGTCCTCCGCCAACATGAACTTTACCGACCAATCTCACATTCGCTGCCTTGACCATGGCGTCTGCCGCTTCAATTGAACCTACCAAGCCTTTCGTTTCCACCAAACCTAAAGCTGCCATTTCTCCTGCCATTTGAATTTCCTCCTCGGGTTATGTATGCAATTGCATTTCGGAAAGCACGCTTTTAATGATCTGCGCAACTTCATCACGCGTAATACCAAGTTTATTAGAGCTTTCCAAGCTTTCCGCCACTAGCGCTGCAACACGGCTTGTATCGGGCTCCGCCCTCATCTCTTTAATGCCAAAAGCAACACGCTTGATGTTCATCAAATGCTGTGGTCCAATGTTATCGGATGTAATGTTGTTGCCATAGGAACCACAGCCCAGTGTCATCGATGGCATAATCCCC is drawn from Paenibacillus sp. V4I7 and contains these coding sequences:
- a CDS encoding BMC domain-containing protein, translated to MEEQKMRVIQEYVPGKQLTLAHVIANPDPVLYTKLGIEERNAIGILTLTPTETAIIAADIATKAASVGIGYLDRFTGSLVLTGEVAAVEMAIEAVNAFLQDKLKFATAPITRS
- a CDS encoding amino acid permease; its protein translation is MSNPSNHHEKDKSDLNKFGYAQELLRSMGGFSNFAISFSIISILTGAVSLYGHGLTYGGAGMMGFGWPIVALFVMFVAAVMAELASAIPTAGALYHWAAILKNKRWGWYTAWINLIGQIGIVAGIDYSVALFADPLIASVFGYESSNTTVLICFTIILLTHGILNHIGIRIVSKLNDFSAWYHIAVVAVLVLSLAFFTKGNLNPVDYLFKVGETFSDKPYMFAFLIGLLQAQWTFTGYDASAHTIEETINPRVRAPWGIFTSVAYSFVIGFVMLAFVTLSIKDAGAAAGSSNAFIYVISQALGGTFGSVILWLVTAAMWFCGLASITSFSRMMYAFSRDKGMPMSNQWAQISKKYRTPAKAIWLAIILSFLLAFIDYIIKTVNPDATYTTIAFLTGVSVVGLYVAYGIPIYLKLRAKAEGRFQDKHLGPWNLGKYSTFISVVALLWIIFICIVMVIPPNQMAGYAVAGMLILLVIMDLAYYKNHFPGPQAALNTSMEEIVRREKELEETSSV
- a CDS encoding EutP/PduV family microcompartment system protein, whose product is MKKVMLIGAVGAGKSTLIKALFGESEPAIKTQSLIYRDWIIDTPGEYSENPLYYRSLIATSHETAAVLLVQDAARNRNYFPPGFEQGFPVLTIGVVTKIDHPKADIDRAITLLRQSLPEGEIFLTSAASTVGIQRLKERLMEIVQE
- the pduL gene encoding phosphate propanoyltransferase gives rise to the protein MTLITETHLRTQLVKGLPNPFPVMDGDKLTPAAADFLKDRGISLRRVAPSESTILPGSEDSGLKLIPVGVSNRHVHLSPEHVEALFGAGYALTLLRELSQKGQFAARETVTLVGPKGIIQHVRILGPSRGATQVEISRTDGFELGVHPPIRLSGDIQGTPSITLVGASGTVVLQQGLIIAKNHVHMSPEDAQTFQVNEGDRLIVQATGERPIIFADTIVRISAHFSLDFHIDLDEANAAHLNTGDKVQMIGKNGEITRAERRQL
- a CDS encoding EutN/CcmL family microcompartment protein yields the protein MFLGKVIGSVWASQKEVGMDNLKLLVIQPMDFKDSEAGTPIIAADRIGAGVGENVIVSRGSPARTLFTDKMVPIDAMIVGIVDSYEVAQETEEDVWKSRR
- a CDS encoding sensor histidine kinase translates to MELCRNHTILSEEEAQTIMEMAAQLQMIADVSESDVFIDCPLADKGSALVVAEAHPSSAPSLYKTSVVGQYAFAQNEPAVMFCLLSGQSVIGARGISQEQIAIQQNVVPIRSKGGNVIGALIMEKDISEKLEQEKNVTRLMETTEQLSETLLTVAMSEGSMQSLMHEGIILFDDKECMTYTNPRAAEMLKQIGHIGAINGYPIAQLFYGRLEGNPLIGHKGLIHQELQIGHVSFDLKAMSIYRDQREVGGIILIRDISDMKEKEKQLVIKSAVIKEIHHRVKNNLQTVSSLLRLQMRRTKLEEVERVYRDSINRINSIAVIHEMLAFEGLETIHFNDVVERITKNIISSSSKPDQNIYPKIYGDELILQSDVATTLALVVNELVQNCVLHAFGERRTGNIDISLQFIGTFISVHVSDNGIGIEAANHSDRKSHLGLKITETLVEENLSGVIHITSDERGTDAHITFPLSKAQQKEDE
- a CDS encoding ANTAR domain-containing response regulator, giving the protein MKNAIVVVDDDPIIRMDIREMLEEGGYWVAGEAKNGEEAVELVARLKPDLAIMDIKMPVMNGIKASQIIRKLQQDTSVLLLTAYSQKELVKDAREAGVAAFLVKPISEEDLLPAVEIALSQKEKMDSLKQDIKQLKQSIEERKVIEKAKGIVMQVYALNEEDAYKKMREVSMTTRIPLSKLAAGVIADGIGALTSAAQDG
- a CDS encoding ethanolamine ammonia-lyase reactivating factor EutA; translated protein: MHNQWITSVGLDIGTSTTKMVISRLKLVRSSGAVSLPRFEIAERELLYASPIYSTPLKSGDEINAEHIWEIVTHEYKQAGIRPADLKSGAVIITGETANKTNARQILHLLAERSGDFVVATAGADLEGLLAGKGAGAERRSMQIRGAVANIDIGGGTANAAIFQRGKLIGTVTFHVGGRLIQIDSNGVIIDVSPSIRPWLRTSGYNIKAGDTVSFTLIEEICMGMCHCMMDYLAGQIIPEHDETLRSLLNGELLASMPPIGEWMVSGGIGLLMEAKKPESLADVAVHHDIGPLLAHTWKELSAQYPIRLIRADQTVKATVIGAGMQSTEISGATVHLDASLLPIRNLPLLGLDVTTQMLEQTGLLADALDAIMKSGASLFDRDQSPPFGLALSGMNDLTYTLLQHLADRLHASFVQHFPASETMVVICETDIAKALGQSLTKRCGQRPKVICIDQIRVEHGDYIDLGEPISGIMIPVVVKTLAFHNRAEGIRQ
- a CDS encoding ethanolamine ammonia-lyase subunit EutB, whose amino-acid sequence is MNLKTTLLGTTFQFKNLKEVMAKANEEKSGDQLAGISALDAKERIAAKLVLSDLTLGDIRNHPLLPPEIDEVSRVIEDGINEKIYTEVRNWTVAELREYLLRQETGNDEIRRLSRGLTSEMVAAVTKLMSNLDLVQAASKMEVTTHCNITIGQKGVLSGRAQPNHPTDNIQGIKAALFEALSYGIGDAVIGINPVIDSADSVKNILQVTKEVMEKWQIPTQNCVLAHIKTQMRAIRQGAPADMVFQSLAGTEDGNKAFGIDVSLLNEADELIAREGTGTGPNLWYFETGQGSELSAEAHHGIDQVTLESRCYGLARKYKPFIVNTVVGFIGPEYLYDSKQVIRAGLEDHFMGKLQQLPMGVDVCYTNHMKADQNDMDNLAVLLSAAGVNYLIGVAMADDCMLNYQSTSYHDIATLRELMRLRPAPAFEQWLVKMGIMENGRLTPMAGDPTLFM
- a CDS encoding BMC domain-containing protein: MAGEMAALGLVETKGLVGSIEAADAMVKAANVRLVGKVHVGGGLVTVMVRGDVGAVKAATDAGAAAAEKVGELVSVHVIPRPHSDIEFILPKLEG
- the eutC gene encoding ethanolamine ammonia-lyase subunit EutC; this encodes MNKVIPMDQLVDMVMAELEKKLSASTAVDIPAVNRSLNPTPVDEEAQRSTRVDMVSELAPSTELDTFTSKVPTPKWEEGMNELLASTPARIGVWRTGTRALTKEVLKFRRDHAAAVDSIYGDASQALLDEFGLFTVETRYENTENYLKRPDMGRIVTEEGIAEIQKRCKMKPQVQIVVSDGLSANAVDANLGDVYPALLDSLSAYGLSTGTPFFVRGGRVAVMDHIGEIVQPEVLVLLIGERPGLVSSKSLSAYICYKPRKGTVESDRTVISNIHRGGTPPLEGGAHIGTIVNKMLEQKTSGVNLEI